From the genome of Yersinia enterocolitica, one region includes:
- a CDS encoding aerobic respiration two-component sensor histidine kinase ArcB, whose product MKQIRVLAQYYVDLMVKLGLVRFSLLLASVLVLLAMVVQMAVTLVLSGSVETLDLVRSIFFGLLITPWAVYFLSVVVEQLEESRQRLSRLVEKLEVMRYRDLELNKQLTENIAQLNQEIVEREKAEKAHLQVVDKLKEEMGHREQAQVELGQQSALLRSFLDASPDLVYYRNEDNEFSGCNRAMELLTGKSEKQLVGLTPKDVYAPDIAEKVMETDEKVFRHNVSLTYEQWLVYPDGRKACFELRKVPFYDRVGKRHGLMGFGRDITERKRYQDALENASRDKTTFISTISHELRTPLNGIVGLSRILLDTELDSEQLKYLKTIHVSAITLGNIFNDIIEMDKLERRKVQLDNQPIDFTGFMADLENLSGLLVQPKGLKFIMEPQLPLPEKVITDGTRLRQILWNLIGNAVKFTQQGKIVVRVRREGSDRLIFEVEDSGMGIPEDEQDKIFAMYYQVKDRNGGRPATGTGIGLAVSKRLAQSMGGDITVKSTQGAGSCFTLTIKAPAVQQAASVPSGDDIPLPALHVLLVEDIELNVIVARSVLEKLGNSVEVAMNGHDALAMFKPDDFDLVLLDIQLPDMSGLDIARQIRAEYVAESLPPLVALTANVLKDKKEYLDAGMDDVLSKPLSVPALTAMIKQFWDHKPSTSAKKQEHKVMQTHESLLDTAMLEQYIDLVGPQLIHQSLEMFEQMMPSYLSVLDSNMTARDQKGITEEAHKIKGAAGSVGLRHIQQLAQQIQTPTLPAWWDNVQDWVDELKLEWRNDVQVLREWAAEAEKK is encoded by the coding sequence ATGAAGCAAATCAGGGTATTAGCCCAGTACTACGTTGATTTAATGGTTAAGTTAGGACTGGTTCGCTTCTCACTGCTACTGGCCTCTGTGCTGGTGTTACTGGCCATGGTGGTGCAGATGGCGGTGACGTTGGTGCTGAGTGGCTCTGTTGAAACCCTCGATCTGGTACGTTCCATTTTCTTTGGTTTGTTGATTACGCCTTGGGCAGTCTATTTCTTGTCGGTAGTGGTTGAGCAATTGGAAGAGTCGCGCCAGCGCTTATCGCGTCTGGTTGAAAAGCTTGAAGTGATGCGTTATCGCGATTTAGAGCTGAATAAACAACTGACCGAAAATATTGCTCAACTCAATCAGGAAATTGTTGAGCGTGAAAAAGCGGAAAAAGCGCACCTACAAGTGGTTGATAAACTAAAAGAAGAGATGGGGCACCGTGAGCAGGCGCAGGTTGAGCTGGGGCAGCAGTCGGCGTTATTGCGATCCTTTTTGGATGCGTCGCCAGATCTGGTTTATTACCGCAATGAAGATAATGAGTTCTCTGGCTGCAACCGGGCGATGGAGCTGTTGACGGGCAAGAGTGAGAAACAGCTGGTTGGGCTGACGCCCAAAGATGTCTATGCGCCGGATATCGCCGAAAAAGTGATGGAAACCGACGAGAAAGTCTTCCGCCATAACGTCTCTCTTACCTATGAGCAGTGGCTGGTTTATCCCGATGGCCGCAAAGCCTGCTTTGAACTGCGTAAAGTGCCCTTTTATGATCGTGTTGGTAAACGGCACGGATTGATGGGGTTTGGGCGTGATATAACCGAGCGTAAGCGCTATCAGGATGCGCTGGAGAACGCCAGTAGGGATAAGACTACCTTCATCTCAACAATCAGCCACGAGCTGCGTACGCCGCTTAATGGCATTGTTGGCCTAAGCCGTATCCTGCTTGATACCGAATTAGACAGCGAACAGCTAAAGTATCTGAAAACCATTCATGTCAGTGCTATTACTCTTGGGAATATCTTCAACGATATTATTGAGATGGATAAATTGGAAAGGCGTAAAGTCCAGCTTGATAATCAGCCAATTGATTTTACAGGTTTTATGGCAGATCTTGAGAACCTTTCGGGCCTGTTGGTTCAGCCAAAAGGGTTGAAGTTCATTATGGAACCGCAATTGCCGCTGCCGGAGAAAGTGATTACCGATGGCACCCGCTTGCGCCAGATTCTGTGGAACTTAATCGGCAATGCCGTGAAATTTACTCAGCAAGGTAAAATTGTGGTGCGGGTACGGCGTGAGGGGAGTGACCGTTTGATCTTTGAAGTAGAAGATTCAGGTATGGGCATCCCCGAAGATGAACAGGATAAGATTTTCGCCATGTATTATCAGGTGAAAGATCGCAATGGTGGCCGCCCGGCAACCGGTACTGGCATTGGTCTGGCGGTATCTAAACGCTTGGCACAAAGCATGGGGGGCGATATTACGGTGAAAAGTACCCAAGGGGCCGGTTCATGCTTTACCTTGACCATTAAAGCACCTGCGGTGCAGCAAGCCGCGAGTGTGCCATCAGGCGATGACATACCTCTGCCTGCGTTGCATGTATTGCTGGTGGAAGATATCGAGCTGAACGTCATTGTCGCGCGCTCGGTATTGGAGAAATTAGGCAACAGCGTTGAGGTGGCAATGAATGGCCATGATGCACTGGCGATGTTTAAACCTGATGATTTTGATTTAGTGCTGTTGGATATCCAGTTGCCGGATATGAGCGGGTTGGACATTGCGCGCCAAATTCGGGCGGAATATGTGGCAGAGTCATTACCACCACTGGTGGCATTGACCGCCAACGTACTTAAAGACAAAAAAGAGTATTTAGATGCTGGGATGGATGACGTGCTGAGCAAGCCGTTGTCAGTTCCTGCGCTCACGGCGATGATTAAGCAATTTTGGGATCATAAGCCCTCAACCTCGGCGAAAAAACAGGAGCATAAAGTGATGCAAACCCATGAATCGTTACTTGATACTGCAATGCTGGAGCAATACATCGATTTGGTTGGCCCACAATTAATTCATCAAAGCCTGGAAATGTTTGAACAGATGATGCCCAGCTATTTGTCGGTGTTGGACTCAAACATGACGGCACGGGACCAAAAGGGTATTACCGAAGAGGCGCATAAGATTAAAGGTGCTGCCGGTTCTGTCGGTTTGCGTCATATCCAGCAGCTTGCACAGCAGATCCAAACCCCGACACTGCCAGCATGGTGGGATAACGTGCAAGATTGGGTCGATGAATTAAAATTAGAATGGCGCAATGATGTGCAGGTGTTACGTGAGTGGGCGGCGGAAGCTGAAAAAAAATAA
- a CDS encoding isoprenoid biosynthesis protein ElbB: MKTVGVVLSGCGVFDGAEIHESVLTILALDRAGASVLFFAPDKPQLHVINHVTGEEMVEKRNVLVESARITRGQIKPLSLANSEQLDALIVPGGFGAAKNLCDFATQGSECVIDPDLYKLIQSMHKSGKPIGFMCIAPVMLPKLLGKPIRLTIGNDPDTIDAIEVMGGEHVICPADDVVVDAENKVVTTPAYMLATSISEAAKGIDKLVTKVLDLTE; the protein is encoded by the coding sequence ATGAAAACGGTCGGTGTAGTGCTTAGTGGATGTGGGGTATTTGACGGTGCTGAGATACATGAGTCTGTCTTAACAATCCTGGCATTAGATCGTGCGGGCGCAAGTGTTTTGTTCTTCGCCCCCGATAAACCACAACTGCATGTTATTAATCATGTTACCGGCGAAGAAATGGTCGAGAAACGGAATGTGTTAGTGGAGTCGGCGCGCATTACTCGCGGCCAGATTAAGCCTCTTTCTTTAGCCAATTCAGAGCAATTGGATGCCTTGATTGTACCCGGTGGTTTTGGTGCCGCAAAGAACCTCTGCGATTTTGCAACTCAAGGTTCTGAATGTGTTATTGACCCAGATTTATATAAACTTATTCAATCAATGCATAAGTCAGGTAAACCAATTGGTTTTATGTGTATTGCGCCAGTGATGTTGCCAAAACTGTTGGGTAAACCGATCCGTCTGACAATTGGTAACGATCCCGATACTATTGATGCAATTGAAGTTATGGGTGGAGAGCATGTTATTTGCCCTGCCGATGACGTGGTGGTCGATGCTGAGAATAAAGTGGTCACCACACCTGCCTATATGTTGGCAACATCAATTTCTGAAGCGGCTAAAGGGATTGATAAGTTGGTAACTAAGGTACTGGATTTAACCGAATGA
- a CDS encoding monofunctional biosynthetic peptidoglycan transglycosylase — translation MTLARRRLNQLWYWGKRGVIGIVTLWLAGILIFAFLPVPFSMVMIERQLGAWLTGDFSYVAHSDWVPMDEISPYMALAVMAAEDQKFPEHWGFDVGAIESALSHNQRNQNRIRGASTLSQQTAKNLFLWDGRSWVRKGLEVGLTAGIELIWTKRRILTVYLNIAEFGEGIFGVEAAARHFFNKPASKLSASEAALLAAVLPNPLRFKVNAPSGYVISRQQWILRQMRQLGGKDFIQANDLD, via the coding sequence ATGACGTTAGCCAGACGCAGATTAAACCAGCTATGGTATTGGGGAAAACGGGGCGTGATCGGCATCGTCACACTGTGGTTGGCGGGCATTTTGATTTTCGCTTTTTTGCCGGTCCCTTTTTCCATGGTGATGATCGAAAGGCAACTGGGCGCCTGGTTGACCGGTGATTTTTCCTATGTAGCGCACTCTGACTGGGTGCCGATGGATGAAATTTCGCCTTACATGGCGCTAGCAGTGATGGCGGCTGAGGATCAAAAATTCCCCGAGCATTGGGGATTTGATGTGGGTGCTATCGAATCGGCACTCTCCCATAATCAGCGCAATCAAAATCGTATCCGAGGTGCCTCGACTTTGTCACAGCAAACAGCGAAAAATCTGTTTCTTTGGGACGGGCGTAGCTGGGTGCGAAAAGGGTTGGAAGTGGGATTGACCGCCGGTATCGAACTGATATGGACCAAGCGCCGTATTCTGACGGTGTATCTCAATATTGCCGAGTTTGGTGAGGGCATTTTTGGTGTGGAAGCCGCTGCACGCCATTTCTTTAATAAACCGGCCAGTAAATTGAGTGCTTCAGAAGCCGCCTTGCTGGCAGCGGTCCTGCCTAATCCACTGCGTTTTAAGGTTAATGCGCCATCAGGTTATGTTATTTCCCGCCAGCAGTGGATTTTACGCCAGATGCGGCAGTTGGGTGGGAAAGACTTCATACAGGCGAATGATTTAGATTAA
- a CDS encoding osmotically-inducible protein OsmY, producing MKVGYIFAMLFSALLLQGCVGAVVVGSAAVATKSATDPRSVGTQVDDGTLEARVVNALSKDQQIKSQTRFVVTAYQGKVLLTGQSPTAELSNRAKQIAAGVDGATEVYNEMRLGKPVDLTTASMDTWITTKVRSQLLTADSVKSSNVKVTTENGEVFLLGLVTQQEGQSAAQIASQVSGVKHVTTAFTIVK from the coding sequence ATGAAGGTTGGTTATATTTTTGCCATGCTATTCAGCGCCCTGCTATTGCAAGGCTGTGTCGGTGCCGTGGTTGTCGGCAGCGCAGCCGTTGCGACTAAATCTGCCACAGACCCACGCTCTGTCGGCACTCAGGTAGACGATGGCACACTTGAGGCCAGAGTCGTCAATGCGCTGAGCAAAGATCAGCAGATAAAAAGCCAAACACGCTTTGTGGTGACCGCTTATCAAGGGAAAGTTTTGCTGACCGGGCAGTCGCCAACCGCAGAGCTGTCTAACCGCGCCAAACAAATTGCCGCAGGTGTCGATGGCGCAACGGAAGTGTATAACGAGATGCGCTTAGGCAAGCCGGTTGATCTGACTACCGCCTCAATGGATACCTGGATCACCACCAAAGTTCGTTCACAGTTACTGACCGCAGATTCAGTTAAATCTTCAAATGTGAAAGTCACCACCGAGAACGGCGAAGTGTTCTTGTTGGGTCTGGTGACTCAGCAGGAAGGGCAATCAGCGGCACAGATTGCCAGCCAGGTTAGTGGCGTTAAGCACGTCACCACTGCGTTTACTATTGTAAAATAA
- a CDS encoding DnaA initiator-associating protein DiaA — translation MLDRIKGCFTESIQTQIAAAEALPDAISRAAMTLVQSLLNGNKILCCGNGTSAANAQHFAASMINRFETERPSLPAIALNADNVVLTAIANDRLHDEVYAKQVRALGHAGDVLLAISTRGNSRDIVKAVEAAVTRDMTIVALTGYDGGELAGLLGQQDVEIRIPSHRSARVQELHMLTVNCLCDLIDNTLFPHQDD, via the coding sequence GTGCTGGATAGAATCAAAGGCTGCTTTACAGAAAGTATTCAAACCCAGATTGCCGCGGCTGAGGCTTTGCCTGATGCCATATCCCGTGCAGCAATGACGTTGGTTCAGTCACTGCTCAACGGCAATAAAATTCTCTGCTGCGGCAATGGGACTTCAGCGGCTAACGCGCAGCACTTTGCCGCCAGCATGATAAACCGTTTTGAAACAGAACGACCAAGTCTGCCTGCAATTGCGTTAAATGCTGATAATGTTGTTCTGACCGCTATTGCCAACGACCGTTTACATGATGAGGTCTATGCCAAGCAGGTACGAGCACTCGGCCATGCTGGTGATGTTTTGCTCGCTATTTCCACTCGTGGCAATAGCCGTGATATTGTGAAAGCGGTCGAAGCAGCTGTAACCCGTGATATGACCATCGTTGCCCTTACCGGTTACGATGGCGGTGAGCTGGCTGGCCTGTTGGGTCAGCAGGATGTTGAAATCCGTATACCTTCGCACCGCAGTGCACGCGTTCAAGAATTGCACATGCTCACAGTGAATTGCTTGTGTGACTTAATTGATAACACTCTATTTCCTCATCAGGACGATTAA
- a CDS encoding YraN family protein, with translation MSQRNTGTHYENQARSYLERVGLIFQAANVTYQCGEIDLIMRDGETWVFVEVRFRRNALFGGAAASVTHSKQQRLLRAATIWLAQRGASFATTSCRFDVFAITGSQVEWLPNAFNTD, from the coding sequence ATGAGCCAACGGAACACTGGCACACATTACGAAAATCAGGCCCGCAGCTATCTGGAGCGGGTTGGTTTAATTTTTCAGGCGGCTAATGTCACCTACCAATGTGGTGAGATTGACCTTATTATGCGCGACGGGGAAACTTGGGTGTTTGTTGAGGTTCGCTTTAGGCGTAATGCCCTATTTGGTGGCGCTGCTGCCAGCGTCACTCACAGCAAACAACAGCGGTTACTCCGGGCTGCCACCATTTGGCTGGCACAGCGAGGCGCCAGTTTTGCCACAACATCGTGCCGTTTTGATGTTTTTGCCATCACGGGTAGCCAAGTAGAGTGGCTGCCTAATGCTTTCAATACGGATTAA
- a CDS encoding penicillin-binding protein activator — MLSSTFVRSKAGLVPVVLAALILAACSGRAPQTPPPANIQDEASANSDYYLQQLQQSGDDNKADWQLLAIRALLREGKTPQAAEQLGTLPANLSDTQRQEQQLLTAELLIAQKNNPAAADILGKLDATQLSANQQVRFYQAQIAANQGKATLPLIRAFIAQEPLLKDKAHQDNIDGTWQSLAQLTPQELNNIVINADENVLQGWLDLLRVYQDNKQDPELLKAAIKDWQNRYPQNPAAKTLPTGLTQISNFSQASTAKIALLLPLSGPAQVFADAIQQGFTAAQNGLPVAAPAAAPPDTAATTPTDTAAATPAEVAPITTPAPVAAPVAANNAQVKVYDTTTQPIAALLAQAQQDGATLVVGPLLKPEVEQLKATTSTLNILALNQPEASTNSPNICYFALSPEDEARDAAHHLWGQEKRMPLLLTPRGTFGDRIAKAFAEEWQKQGGQTVLQQNFGSTAELKQAINSGAGIRLTGQPVAVSGTPAAAPASVTIAGLTIPAPPVDAPVVSTSAGGNIDAVYIIATPAELTLIKPMIDMATSSRSKPALFASSRSYQAGAGPDYRLEMEGIQFSDIPLMAGANPALMQQASAKYANDYSLVRLYAMGIDAWTLSNHFAQMRQIPGFQVSGTTGDLTASADCVITRKLPWLQYRQGMVVPAA, encoded by the coding sequence ATGCTTTCCTCAACATTCGTTCGTTCCAAAGCAGGGCTTGTCCCTGTAGTTCTGGCCGCACTGATTCTGGCAGCCTGTTCAGGCAGAGCGCCACAGACGCCGCCACCCGCAAATATACAGGACGAAGCAAGCGCGAACTCTGATTATTATCTGCAACAGTTGCAACAGAGTGGTGATGATAACAAGGCTGACTGGCAATTACTCGCCATTCGTGCCCTGTTACGTGAAGGGAAAACGCCTCAGGCGGCAGAACAGCTCGGTACACTACCGGCTAATCTGAGCGATACGCAACGTCAGGAACAGCAATTACTGACCGCAGAACTGCTGATTGCGCAGAAAAATAACCCTGCTGCTGCTGATATTCTTGGTAAGTTGGATGCGACCCAACTCTCGGCTAACCAGCAAGTTCGTTTCTATCAGGCGCAAATTGCCGCCAATCAAGGTAAAGCCACTCTGCCACTGATTCGTGCGTTTATCGCTCAGGAACCGTTACTGAAAGATAAAGCCCATCAGGACAATATTGATGGCACCTGGCAATCGCTGGCACAACTGACACCACAAGAATTGAACAATATTGTGATTAATGCAGATGAAAACGTGCTGCAAGGTTGGCTGGATTTACTGCGTGTGTATCAGGATAACAAACAAGATCCCGAGCTACTGAAAGCCGCTATTAAAGACTGGCAGAACCGTTATCCTCAAAACCCGGCAGCGAAAACCCTGCCAACGGGATTAACGCAGATCAGTAACTTCAGCCAGGCCTCGACGGCGAAAATTGCACTGTTGCTGCCACTCAGTGGCCCGGCACAGGTATTTGCCGATGCTATCCAGCAAGGTTTCACTGCCGCTCAAAATGGGTTACCGGTAGCCGCACCTGCTGCTGCGCCCCCCGATACAGCAGCAACCACGCCAACTGATACCGCCGCTGCAACACCTGCTGAGGTAGCACCGATTACCACACCGGCGCCGGTAGCTGCTCCTGTTGCCGCCAACAATGCACAGGTAAAGGTCTACGACACAACAACGCAGCCTATTGCGGCATTACTGGCACAAGCCCAGCAGGATGGCGCGACTTTGGTTGTCGGCCCACTGCTTAAACCTGAAGTTGAACAACTGAAGGCCACAACAAGTACATTGAATATTTTGGCATTAAATCAGCCGGAAGCCAGTACTAACAGTCCCAACATCTGTTACTTCGCCTTATCGCCAGAAGATGAAGCCCGCGATGCCGCGCATCATTTATGGGGACAGGAGAAAAGAATGCCATTGTTGCTGACCCCGCGCGGTACTTTTGGCGATCGTATCGCCAAAGCCTTCGCTGAAGAGTGGCAGAAGCAGGGTGGGCAAACAGTATTGCAGCAAAACTTCGGTTCAACTGCTGAACTGAAACAAGCTATCAACAGTGGTGCGGGTATCCGGCTAACTGGCCAGCCAGTTGCCGTTTCAGGCACGCCTGCTGCGGCACCGGCATCTGTCACCATTGCAGGCCTGACAATCCCGGCACCACCAGTAGATGCGCCCGTCGTTTCCACTTCCGCTGGTGGTAACATTGATGCAGTTTATATCATTGCGACTCCGGCTGAACTGACACTGATTAAACCAATGATTGATATGGCCACCAGCTCGCGTAGCAAACCGGCGCTATTTGCCAGTTCACGTAGCTATCAGGCCGGTGCTGGCCCGGATTACCGTTTGGAGATGGAAGGCATTCAGTTTAGTGATATTCCATTGATGGCCGGTGCTAATCCAGCACTAATGCAGCAGGCGTCGGCTAAATATGCCAACGACTATTCGCTGGTGCGTCTGTACGCCATGGGGATCGATGCGTGGACATTATCGAATCATTTTGCGCAAATGCGCCAAATTCCTGGTTTCCAGGTCAGCGGTACAACCGGTGATTTAACGGCATCAGCCGATTGTGTTATTACCCGTAAGCTGCCTTGGTTGCAATACCGTCAAGGTATGGTAGTACCGGCGGCGTAA
- a CDS encoding 16S rRNA (cytidine(1402)-2'-O)-methyltransferase, whose protein sequence is MNQHDRAVISASTLYVVPTPIGNLGDITHRALEVLKGVDLIAAEDTRHTGLLLQHFAINARLFALHDHNEQQKADHLLAKLQAGQSIALVSDAGTPLINDPGYHLVRRCREAGIRVVPLPGACAAITALSAAGIASDRFCYEGFLPAKTKGRKDTLQALIEEPRTLIFYESTHRLLESLQDMVTVLGPQRYVVLARELTKTWESIHGAPVGELLAWVQEDENRRKGEMVLIVEGHKVQADDALPAVALRTLALLQKELPLKKAAALAAEIHGVKKNALYKYALELQDGAQEQAEDDIQQ, encoded by the coding sequence ATGAATCAACACGATCGAGCAGTGATTTCTGCATCTACGCTTTATGTGGTACCCACCCCAATCGGTAATTTAGGGGATATTACCCACCGGGCGTTAGAGGTACTGAAAGGCGTTGATTTGATTGCGGCAGAAGATACACGCCATACAGGGTTGTTATTACAGCATTTTGCGATCAACGCCCGCCTGTTTGCACTTCATGACCATAACGAACAACAAAAAGCCGATCATTTGCTGGCGAAACTGCAAGCAGGCCAGAGTATTGCACTGGTTTCAGATGCAGGTACGCCACTTATCAACGATCCGGGCTACCACTTAGTGCGCCGTTGTCGTGAAGCGGGCATCAGGGTGGTGCCACTCCCGGGCGCTTGTGCGGCGATTACAGCACTTTCTGCCGCCGGTATTGCCTCGGATCGTTTTTGCTACGAAGGCTTCCTGCCTGCGAAAACCAAAGGACGTAAGGATACTCTGCAAGCGCTGATTGAGGAACCTCGAACACTGATCTTCTACGAATCAACGCATCGCTTGTTGGAAAGTTTACAGGACATGGTAACCGTACTTGGCCCACAACGCTATGTGGTACTCGCCAGAGAATTAACCAAAACTTGGGAGTCTATCCACGGCGCACCGGTTGGCGAGTTGTTGGCTTGGGTTCAGGAAGATGAAAACCGCCGCAAAGGCGAAATGGTCTTGATTGTCGAAGGACATAAAGTACAAGCCGATGATGCTTTACCGGCCGTTGCGTTACGTACTCTGGCATTATTGCAAAAAGAGTTGCCGCTGAAAAAAGCCGCAGCGTTGGCGGCAGAGATTCATGGCGTGAAAAAGAATGCGCTCTATAAGTACGCACTTGAGCTGCAAGATGGTGCTCAAGAGCAAGCGGAAGATGACATTCAACAGTAA
- a CDS encoding LysR family transcriptional regulator: MLKENFNDLISFLMVAKERSFTKAAAKLGVSQSALSHSIRGLEERLELRLLTRTTRSVAPTEAGERLANSLGPRFAEIESELDALSEMRERPAGNIRVTAGEHAVDSTLWPVLKSFLADYPDINVEITVDNTLTDIVSGRFDAGIRLGEQVAKDMIAVRIGPDMSMAVVGSPSYLAKYGIPTTPADLQNHRCINMRLPTMGGLYAWEFEKEGHELRVRVDGQLTFNSLRQRIDAAVMGFGLAFVPEDAVKAKITSGNLIRVLKEWCEPFPGYYLYYPSRRQHTTAFSLFVDALRYKR, encoded by the coding sequence ATGTTAAAAGAGAATTTTAACGATTTAATTTCCTTTCTTATGGTTGCCAAGGAGCGAAGCTTCACCAAAGCGGCGGCAAAACTGGGGGTTTCACAATCGGCCTTAAGTCATTCCATTCGTGGGTTGGAGGAACGACTTGAGCTTCGCTTATTGACCCGCACGACTCGCAGCGTTGCCCCGACAGAAGCGGGCGAAAGACTGGCAAATAGTCTGGGACCACGTTTTGCAGAAATTGAGAGTGAGCTGGATGCCTTAAGCGAAATGCGCGAGCGGCCTGCGGGGAATATTCGCGTTACTGCTGGCGAGCATGCCGTGGACTCGACCCTCTGGCCGGTACTGAAATCATTTCTCGCCGATTACCCGGACATTAATGTGGAAATCACGGTCGATAACACCTTAACTGACATTGTCAGCGGGCGGTTTGATGCCGGCATCCGCCTTGGAGAACAGGTAGCAAAAGATATGATTGCGGTACGGATTGGGCCGGATATGAGTATGGCTGTCGTTGGCTCACCTTCATATTTGGCTAAATATGGCATACCCACCACTCCGGCAGATCTGCAAAATCATCGTTGCATCAATATGCGCCTGCCGACAATGGGGGGCCTTTATGCGTGGGAATTCGAAAAAGAGGGGCATGAATTAAGAGTTCGTGTTGATGGGCAACTGACCTTTAACAGTTTGCGACAACGCATTGATGCCGCCGTCATGGGTTTTGGTCTGGCATTCGTACCAGAGGATGCGGTAAAAGCTAAAATTACCAGTGGCAATCTAATCAGGGTGCTGAAAGAGTGGTGTGAGCCTTTCCCCGGTTATTACCTCTACTATCCGAGCCGCAGACAGCATACCACCGCATTTTCGTTGTTCGTGGATGCCTTACGCTATAAGCGTTAA
- a CDS encoding aldo/keto reductase, which translates to MQKRTLGRSNLDVSAMGLGCMGMSFSYGPAADKQEMISLLHKAVDLGVTFFDTAEVYGPYTNEVLLGEALAPLRDKVVIATKFGFQADPNGGPKWIGLNSRPEHIKKVAEASLKRLKTDVIDLFYQHRVDPNVPIEDVAGAVQDLIKEGKVKHFGLSEAGAATIRRAHAVQPVTALQSEYSLWWRKPEQEIIPTLEELGIGLVPYSPLGKGYLTGNMNQSTQFASDDFRSTLPRFTPEALAANQALITLIQQVAHQKGSSPAQIALAWLLAQKPWIVPIPGTRRLNRLEENIGAVNVELTTADLQQINNAAAQVTIMGDRYPETLEKLTGL; encoded by the coding sequence ATGCAAAAGCGCACATTGGGTCGCAGTAATCTCGACGTGTCCGCCATGGGCTTAGGCTGCATGGGGATGAGTTTCAGTTATGGTCCGGCCGCCGATAAACAGGAGATGATCTCTTTGTTGCACAAAGCGGTGGACCTTGGCGTGACATTCTTCGATACCGCAGAGGTCTACGGGCCTTACACCAATGAAGTATTATTGGGTGAGGCGCTGGCACCTCTGCGCGATAAAGTGGTGATTGCGACCAAATTTGGTTTTCAGGCTGATCCGAACGGCGGGCCAAAATGGATCGGTTTAAACAGCCGACCAGAGCATATTAAAAAAGTGGCGGAAGCCTCACTCAAACGGCTGAAAACGGATGTTATTGATCTGTTTTATCAACATCGCGTCGATCCCAATGTACCCATTGAAGATGTGGCCGGTGCAGTACAGGATTTAATCAAAGAGGGTAAAGTAAAACACTTTGGTTTATCTGAAGCTGGGGCGGCGACCATTCGCCGAGCTCACGCTGTTCAGCCGGTAACCGCCCTGCAAAGTGAATACTCATTATGGTGGCGTAAGCCGGAGCAAGAAATCATACCAACGCTGGAAGAACTTGGCATTGGTTTGGTGCCTTATAGCCCACTGGGTAAAGGTTATCTGACGGGTAACATGAATCAATCAACCCAGTTTGCCAGTGATGATTTTCGTAGCACGTTACCACGATTTACTCCCGAAGCCTTGGCCGCTAATCAGGCGTTAATCACCTTGATTCAGCAGGTCGCTCACCAAAAGGGTAGCTCGCCTGCGCAAATCGCTCTTGCCTGGTTGCTGGCGCAGAAACCCTGGATTGTACCGATCCCCGGTACGCGCAGACTGAATCGGTTAGAAGAAAATATTGGTGCGGTGAATGTAGAGTTGACCACTGCTGATCTGCAACAGATTAATAACGCGGCTGCACAAGTAACGATAATGGGTGATCGCTATCCCGAAACATTGGAGAAGCTTACTGGATTGTAA